The DNA sequence gtactatgatgatctcaaatcaaaggatcacatgcaccacttccactaaagaaccatctattgacatcctgtaaggctccatcagatgttcttcctgtggatcagttcagtgaactcaattCTCTGATGAGCACctacattcttatattagtgtcaccacataagtgattgtgaaatcaaccaccctctccatagagcatacataagatgtaccagtcttattgatatcatcgatctccgactcgatgatccaatgattgaaaatattttagattcgagctatcaagattttagatcttattggcatgatctcattatggtcctaaaatcattatcctaatctatggagtttatcataataaaaaaatatgatgtagcaaatgataaaacataatacttcatgaataaaataacaatgtcatgcaaataagtaggaagaaaataaagaaaagtcccttcgcatccccatgcgattgacttgtagggcactattctttcactaATAGagtttatcatatgactgatgatgaggtttgatgatttatctacgacctaccatctagtcgggactcacgatagagggactgaatcacatgttaactacaccttaagattttttttagttctactggattgccactacatactgctaggtgtcattggtgaattatgagagctcactaagattgttcggaatcaataatccttgatgagttagaataaaattgtttcgacccattgaaaaaagtttctatgatacaatgatagagatcattgtatatctcactaccagatagaattgaacctatgaggtcacacaacaaagggattagatctagaataagcaattggatttataaagtttcaattggatttagagaaatcctattgagttCAGGATAACTTTACTAGCACatagttgaacccaattttttctttacgtttgaatttcttatttgataagatttgttgggtataaaataaccctaatcaaagttcgtaaaagaccgacccttccaggactcttccggcttccgaccttgtgcagcatctttctgaactccctcgatcgtccgagcttTCGTAATACCAttcgaacttctccaataatgagctcctctattcatctaccagactgctccaaatgctctctgagcttcactatcagccgattttctacagtgatcgactattctccgaatctctttcagacttcttctggccacgGACGACTTTACTCTGAACATCTTTCGAACTTCgttaatgatcgagcttctctagctgcgggacttctacaataagaagtctccatctgagcttccacggtagtcgatcttcgtccgagcttctacaataagaagtctctatctgaactcctacaagagccggactccgtccgaacttctacgacagaattgaatcccagactcctccaacgttcgaccttccccagtgtccttaagactcctccagtggacgaacctctACAGCGCCAtccaaactccactgtcggacgaccctctaccagattcctcatgaaaccggactctccgacggacaatctacagacgagcttccacatcaagtaaatttcagacggactctcCTAGCAACTAGACtcttaccggacttctccaacagaaagtctccatccgagcttctacagcagatgacttccgcctgcagcatcagtgcccaatcagtgcccaaggcacccgacaacagtgcaTTCGTtggcaacctcgaaaatatccgagcttctcttagattgcagagacagagagccattccgctccatcagacatcccagtcgagcttcagccatcaggcccgaactctctggcaagtcgcgataatggccactaccccactccactctctgtaacagattccacgcggccccactactctctggtaagtcacgacaacggacaccactccactctctataacaaactccacgtggccctgaatagccccctgatgccactactctccataacaaactctgcgtggccctgaacggcctacTATCAggcagttatgctctccgtctataaaaaggggacccccagatatgttcttctctaagctctaaactctatctcgaaactctactaaaattccattcaagtgctccatttatgttgaggcagagtactgacttgagatcggagggtcttgtcggagcacccccaactctggtttagacttcccttgcaggtcccgatggcagacacgatcccctcgactccagcttctcgggcatcggtggaattctgcacaatagaattggcgctagaggaagggtggctgtgtcttcgtagtacccttgttcttaaaggagtactcaacaggattgtcttcgatcatcttcctcgacattttttccttcttctcctgctagatctccacctgatgcctccccgaaaggcatccaccaggtgatccacgacctccacgatcagatctcagcgagacccgcaagctccgacctcgtctgcagttttccaggctcctcctctggcaacggcaatcggcatggagtagttcgacttgctggttcagcaggtcaggggcctcaccgaagtaatGCAGACCATGTAGCAGCAGCCGCAATAGCCGTAGGCTTTAGTgtgactggaaagagcatcatcagagTTCCAGAATTCGACAACCGGgcgagccacttgggccagtcgccctgtcttcctcgaaaaggggaagcagaaggcggagagcccttcatccgatcacgattccaaccccggagggtccctacctccgttccaccagaagaccatCGAGACTCATAGTCAAGAGGACCtcttggatcaaagatttcaagagatgaaccggtggatcgaagagctccgtcatgctcccactgcttacggtgaagacatctgtactaaccctcctttctctcaaatgatcatgcaggaaccaatcccgccaaacttcaagctcccccaattcgaaagctacgacgggatctcggatccggttgaccacctggaggcctttcagacaatgatgctgcaccatggcgtgccagatgccatcctgtgtcgagctttcccatccatcctgaagggagcagcaagaaattggtactcgacactgaagtcgggtaccatcttctcctttgatcagataagccatcagtttgtggctcatttcgtcagcagccggcatctctgAAGAGGTTCGGgatctcggatccggttgaccacctggaggactttcagacaatgatgctgcaccatggcatgccagatgccatcctgtgtcgagctttcctatccatcctgaagggagcagcaagaaattggtactcgacactgaagtcgggtaccatcttctcctttgatcagataagccatcagtttgtggctcatttcgtcagcagccggcatccccgaagaggttcggagtccctcatcaacatcaagcaaaaggagggagagtccatctgaacttacgtcaaccgctttaatgccaccgcattggaggtccgaaatctggaccaatcagttgcaatggccgccctgaagagcgatctttaaaagaatgatcttctgatcttcctgaaaaagaagtatcccagggacttcactgatctgctagctcggaccgaaggatatgcccgaacagagaaagccttcaagctgaaggatgaggaggccacgaaggagcggcaggcgggtgactccagcaagctcgcagttgaaaaagggccgagtgaagctcggtcacgttctcgaactccccttggacacaagcatgtccgcacTCCTCtccgggctcgtaggcagaggagctcgGACCGCAGGattcgatggagctctcccccaagaagattccacagctatgccccctcAATGCTCTAAAAGCTCAAgtgctaatggaggtcagggagtagctgtcaaggccgaaaaggatgcgcacacaccccgagaagtgcaatcctatcaagttctgcctctatcatcgtgaccacggccatgacacggaggagtgtattcagctccgggatgagatcgaggagctcatcagacgatgTCGGCCCGACAGATTCATTGATGTCGGTCTGAAGGTAgaaagatcgaccgagggccctaccacaaccggagccaccaaggagggaagaacagtctgaagatcgacctccaatcgggatcaacaacaccatctctggaggaccccgatggggagcaaacCTTCCTCGACtatggaatttgaaaaatctacgaatgtattaccaataactttgccttaaataaaagtttctttcatattcgcatatcttttcttttggcatgagcttgtaacgacaggaagtagctccttcagacaatcaaaattaaccatgtcaggaataggagaaaaacctcatcctgacacgaacgaaggcctggttatttagagaccggatgaggggagaggcccttgcaacggcccttatgtgcccccacagctatgttagaaacaggaggagaaccttgtcctaacatgagcaaaatcaaaggcctaattatttagagaccggatggggggagaggcccttgcaacggcccttatgcgcccccacagccatgttaggaacagaaagagaatctcatcctaacatgagcaaagttgaaggtccggttatttagagatcggatggggggagaggtccttacaatgatccttatgcgcccccacagtcctactagaaacaggaggagaacctcgtcctaatatgagcaaagtcgaaggccaggttatttagagatcggatggagggagaggcccttgcaacggcctttatgtgcccccacaacccaaatatgagctgaaattgactgtgtcaggaacaggaggagaacctcgtcctgacacaaatgaagacctgatcgttcaagATCAGATGAGGGAGGaagtctcctcaatggctcctttaCACTCCTACAACTCTATTAAgagtagaggaaaaaccctcactcgaacacaaaaaaaagggaagaaagagaataggggaaagcgacgagctacgcggtgataaggaaaaataaactacatcaaagacacaaggaacctcgttTCAACGAGAAAGAAGACctttgtcaaaaaccctcagtctctaagagataACCCAATGCTAGCAAGAGAAAATCGACTTTCTTAAGATAACGAGAAGTTTGGACCCCCAAGCTTGAGCACcgagaggaagcatcaaactgggtggcctcgaaaagaccctcgataatgaacaaaaagggcaaatcaatacgacgacgatcaggaaccttccaACAACGTCAACattgaacaagacaaaagacggaagaagctcgataaacaacaattcaaagtaagaatagacaaggtaatgagaaaattccttttcatttcattagtaaagtgtgcattacaaagcctttgaaggacaaaaaaaaatgacaagaaaaaaaaagaatacatggaagaacaaaagataaaagaagctctaaggaagctcggcttcttccgacttcagctctcggttccagtcattgtcagggattgctttaagttttgacttcttcttccagttattctttcttaacagcatctcccgatacatttggtggaaccgtcggctttcgccctccgactcccgaagcctcttcctcagaacctcggactccaccttggcatctttgaccgcctgctactCGTAGGCTagttgaatcttcagccgctgtagttcggccttctcctatcCAAGGGCCAtagatagttcttccatggtccccctcaaggagaggAGCTTGTCGGAGTCTTGTTCAGAGATGACATGGACTCTCTTAGacaactgcctttgaaggtgagcaacctcgtcggtcgccatcttgagcttccttcggtagtcatctacttgcccacaccagccgactcggtaggtatTATAGTTCGCCTTGGCATCCTGCAGCTACTTCTGAAGGTCGAAAATTTTTTTCGACCAGTCACGATCGTGGTCAGCCTGAGTTGCGAGTCAGGACGAgcccccttccaactggccgatcttctcccgtgcagccgccagttcgacttcaagggagctgatcttggaagcctgagtccaagatcggtcactggcaCATTTTCGAAGTTCCTTAAGCTCTGTCACGAAGTTAGCCTTCCTCCAGGTGTAgtccatgaaaccctttttgtggaggtcccgaaagcgagcagCCTCCGTAGTGACTTCCGAATTGCTCtccctcagccggtgaagttcgtcatccagcttctttgatttcttcatcaagtgacgaactttccttctgagatctcggatcatcaacttcagagaaatctcctgtggtaggggaagagctttggcagggcactgtcgttagaagacaagagcgccacaacacaaattagtgcaagaaaacaaaagagaagaaaaagaatgcagagtaagacaaaggagctctctgtaaaggagaatccggtttcattgattaaatagttcttaagtacaagagaatgaaaaaaagttgcaaaaaaaaaaaaacaaaattagaggtttcggaccttcggggcagaagtgggggagctcgatgCCCCTGGAAGGTCGGTCGCAGCAGCCACGGCAGTCGAGGAAGTCTCAGCTGGAGGAAGACCGATAGCAGCTTCTGAAGGCCCGGCTtcgtcatcggatgcctcatccaggaagccaagGTCCAGCTCGGGAAACTTTCTGatcaccttctcttggcaaagtTCGAAGTCCTTGATGAAGACGgcctggccgaactcaaccttcagatccctcatctcggaggagattttgaactcctccactgcccggaccattgcctccgagaccagggtcgggatctgtaccttcaactcggagacctcggcctctgctttctttctctcctcctctaaggtggccctcaagtttgccgaggtctgcccctccttctgtagcgcctcttggagactcgcaactTCGGCAATCTTTCCTTGAGGCAGGTGGCCTCGGTCaggtgaccttcctccgcctggacaACCTCCTTCCTACCATCATTTATCGCCtcaatgttggcgatgagctggtgtccaatctgctaGAGCGGCcaaggagtcaatataaaagcgaggaataagcaaagtaaagaggcaggaagaaggagtaaattgacctacctcgagaaaggacctcgGAGagtccagacccgctgctcagtaTCGGCGtgaacgatcctgtggacgacctcgggcaggatgcacccgtcgaccaatctctttattagatctcTATTGTTGAAGGGCTTCTCCCcagatcttcttcggagccatcggccccctcgatggcagccctactgctgcagctcttgcgggccaatatcttctttctccttctccatttGACCCCTGGTGCCTCCTCGGGCCGGGCCTCTGGAGTAGGAACCTCGATCAGGGGGCTCCTCGAAGAGGCCTGGGGGACTACGGGCTCGATGTCGGAGGAAGCATCGACAGCAATGTCCACCTGGGTAGGCACAGTCGggctggtctcttctgcccttgccctcgtcgccgcccccgaggatgctgcgcctttctttttgtgggtcttgagatcctg is a window from the Elaeis guineensis isolate ETL-2024a unplaced genomic scaffold, EG11 Super_Scaffold_1000061, whole genome shotgun sequence genome containing:
- the LOC140854548 gene encoding uncharacterized protein, with amino-acid sequence MVRAVEEFKISSEMRDLKVEFGQAVFIKDFELCQEKVIRKFPELDLGFLDEASDDEAGPSEAAIGLPPAETSSTAVAAATDLPGASSSPTSAPKCPAKALPLPQEISLKLMIRDLRRKVRHLMKKSKKLDDELHRLRESNSEVTTEAARFRDLHKKGFMDYTWRKANFVTELKELRKCASDRSWTQASKISSLEVELAAAREKIGQLEGGSS